CGCGGCGGTCTCGGTGGCGGCGTAGAGGATCGGGGTCACCGCTTCGTCGATGGGGCGGCGCAGGACGAGTCCCAGGACCGTGCCGACGATCCGGTCCAGCGGGGGCGCCTCGCGGTCGAGGCGGGTCTTGGCCATGCCGGGATGGGCGAGCAGGCTGCGCACCGGCGATCCGGCCTCGCGCAGCCGGCGGTCGAGTTCCAGGGCGAACAGCACGTTGGCGAGTTTGGACCTGGCGTAGGCGCGGCCGGGTGAGTAGCCGCGTTCGGCGGCGAGATCGTCCGGGTCGAGGTGGCCGATGCGGTAGAGGCCGGAGCCGACGGTGACCACGACCGGGTCGCGTCCGGCGCTCAGCCGGTCCAGCAGCAGGGCGGTCAGGGCGAAGTGGCCGAGGTGGTTGGTGGCCAGCTGGCTTTCGACGCCCTGCGGGCTGAGTCGCCGCGGCACGTTGCCGATGCCACCGTTGTTGATCAGCGCGTCGACGGTGACGGCGTCGGCGCGCAGGCCCTCGGCGAACGCGTGCACGTTGTCGAGGTCGAGCAGGTCCACGTGCCGGATCCGCAGATCGGCTGCCGGGTGCTCGGCGATCAGCTGGTCCCGGACGAGGCCGGCCTTCTCGGTGTCCCGGACCGCCATGATCACCCGGCCACCGCGGGCGGCGAGGTGACGGGTGATCGCTGCGCCGAGGCCGCTGCTGGCGCCGGTGACGACGAAGGTGCGGCCGGTCTGGTCGGCGAGGTCGGCGAGGGTCCAGTCGACGGCTTCCATGGGGCCTCCAAGGTTAAGCGGATGACTTATCCGATTGAAGGCCAGCGGAAGCGGATTGTCAATCCGGTTGGGTAGAGTGGCGTGGTGACTCCGCAGCTTCGCGCCGACGCCGCCCGCAATCGTGAACAACTGCTGGCGACAGCGCGCGGTGCGATGGCCGAGGGCGACCTGGCTCTGCAGCTCAACGACATCGCCCGGCGGGCGGGGGTGGGTGTCGGGACGGCCTACCGGCACTTCCCGACCCGTCGGGCGCTCGTCGAGGCACTCGCCGACCACTGCTTCACCACGCTGGTCGAGCAAGCTCGCGGCGCGAGTCGCCACGAGGACCCCTGGACCGCGGTCGAGCTCCTGCTGCGTGCTCTCCTGCTCGGACAGCTGACTGACCCCGCCTTCGCCGAGGTCATCGCGACCGGCCCGGATCAGGACGCCGTCGCCCGCACCACCACCCATCGCGAGGAGTTCATGGCGTCGGCTCGTGCTGTGCTCGACCGCGCCCAGCGGGCCGGCTGCGTGCGCCCCGACCTCTCTCAGGACGACCTGCACCGCCTGGTCTGCGGCACCGCGTTCGCCCTGCGCATCGGGGCGGATCCGACCGGCCGGCTCGAGCTCTACCTGCGCGTACTCCTCGACGGCATCCACGCCGGACGACCGGCCCGGTCGTGAAGCGCGGCCTGGGCGGTCCGCCTTCTCGCTGGTGCGGATGCTCGGTGATCGGCGGTGGCGGGCGTCGCGTCAGCACTCGGCGGCTCCGGCGCTGAGGTCGCCGGCGTGGTGGCGCCCCAGCGGCCGGGACCCGAGCAGGCGCTGCTGGCGGGCCCGGGCCGCCCACCAGCGCTGCGGCCCGGCGATGTGGTGGACCGTGCGGTGGCCGAGATCGAGCAGGTGGCGGGTCAGCGCGGTGGCGGGGACGACGGGACCGTCGGGGCGCCGAGCGGGGTGCTGTCTGCCGCTTCCTTGGCGGTGTGGGATCGGCCGGCGTCCGGACACCTGATCGCGTCCGGAGGCGGGCGTCGTCCTGTCGCGGCAGCGGGTGCGGTCACGTGCCTTTCAGTCCGAGCACCCCCGCGACGGTGCGGACGGCCAGCGTTTCGAGGTACGGCGTCGGGGTGGGCGGCGTCTGCTCGTCGAACGCCCGGCTGGCCAGTCCGATGAAAAGTCCTTCGAGCGCGCCCAGTAAGGCGGTCGCGAGTACCTCGGCCGGCGTGTCGGTGGTGATCGAACCCGCCCCCTGCCCGTCCGCGACGAGGTCGCGGCAGCGCTCGATGAGCAACGCGTACGTCCGTTCCACCTCGCGCCCGACCGGATGGTCTTGGCCGGCGAAGCTCATCCGCAGGGCGATCAGCACGCGTGCCACGTCGCGGCGGCTGAAGGCGGCCTGGCCGCGGGCCAGCACCAGAAGCGCCGCAACCGGGTCCCGCTCCTCGGTGACCAGGGCGCCGACCTCCCGCAGCCAGGTGTCACGAGTCCACTCGATCACCGCGAGGATGAGGTCGTTCTTGTCGGTGAACTGGTGGTACAGGGCGCCGCGGGTGAAGCCGGCGGAGCTGGCCACCCGTGCGAGGTTGAACTGTCCGTACCCGTAGCGGGACAGCTCGACGGCCGAGGCTTCCAGCAGAGCCTGGCGGGTGCGCTCCCGGCGCTCGGCCTGGGTGAGCCGGTCGGGCCGCCTCATCCGGGTTGCTCCTGGCCGGCGACGATCCGCATCGCGATCCGGCGATGGCGCGGGCCGATGAGCCGCCACACCAGGCGGGCCAGCACCGGCCGGTTGAAGAAGAGCACCGTGGTGAGCGTACGCCGAGTCGGTGCCACCTGACGCCCCACCATGACCGCCCGCAGCAGCCGCAGTGAGGTTTCGAGCCGGACCACCTCGGCGGTGGACTCGACGATGCGCAGCCCGGCGATCTGGCCCGGCCGCGTGTCGCCCGGGCGGAAACCCAGCAGCCGGACGACGCGCTTCACCGACGGGGGAAAGGCGGCGAACCCGTCTCGCACCCACTGCTCCGGCGAGCGCTGGTCCGGCTCGGCCAACCGCGCCTCGAAAGCGTCCGAGTAGTCACCGGCTCGAGCCAAGGCGACCGGATCCGTCACCGCGACCCGGCGTACCACGCGACCGCCATTTTGCAGGTCCATCCCGCACCTCCCTGTTCGTCGAGCATACTTACATACATGCACGCACGTATGTAAGAGGAGTGGGGGATGAGACTCGTGCCATCTGAAGATCAGTTGCCGGGTGCGGACGTTGTACTGTCATCCGCTGACGCAGGCCGGCACCGTCAGGTGAAGGGGTACGCATGATGCGCTACTGGCCGCGGCGCGCCGCCGGGCTGCCGCCGGGGCAACGCCTCCTGGCGGAGATGCCCCGATTCAGCGATCTGCCCCACCTTCCTCCGCCCGCCATGCCGGTTGAGCCCCGACTGGAGATCAGGTACGAAGGCGAACTGGTCGCCGTTCTGACCTCCGCTGACCTGCTGGCGCTCGGACCGCGCGAATTTACGGCTGACTTCCACTGCGTCACGACGTGGTCGGTGACGGGGCTGGTGTGGACCGGCGTTCCACTGCGCGATGTTCTCGCCTCGGTGGGGATGTCAAACGCGCCCGCACCGTACCTGGTGGCCCGTGCCGGCGACCGTCGTAAGGCCGCCTTCACCTGGGAGGACGCCGTCGCCGACAACGTCCTCCTGGCGACCCGTCTCAACGGCGCCGTCCTCGACGACAGGCACGGTGCTCCGCTGCGGCTCGTGTCCCCCAGTCAGTACGGCTACAAGAGCGTCAAGCACCTCATCGCCCTGGATCTGCGCGCGGAACAGCCCCGGGTCATGTCGAAGGAGCACCTTCGCGCTCGCGTCGCCCTCGAGGAACGGCACCCGCGACTGCCGAGTGCGGTGGTGAGACTGCCGTACCGGATGATGATCGCCCCGACCGCGTACCTGGCCGAGCGAGCGCTGAGCCATCGTCGAACCCGTCAGCGGCCCTGATCACCTCCGTGGCCGCGAAGTCATCGAGAACACGAAAGGGTGACCGCTTTAGGCTTCTTATGGCTTTCAGGACTTTGGTCCCTGTCATTCGCCGCCGATAGCGGCAAAGCTGAGGGTGAGCATGCGGTCACCGCATGAGAGCTTCATCGTGATCACGTGGAGGAGACCATGACATCCGCGCTCACCGCACCGCCCGCGCCGAGTGACGGCCGTGGCCCTCGCCCAGGTCCCAGGACGGTTCATTTCCCCGCCGGCGCACCCGGCGGTACCGGCGGGTCGATCGTGGTAGCCGCCGTCGACGACGACGACAACGCGGCCGTGGTGCTCAGCTACGCCGCGACCCGAGCCCGCGAGTTCGGCGTACCCCTGCGCGCCGTCCACGTCTGGGGCCGGGCCGGCGAACGGATCCCCGACGCGGACCTGTTGCTGACCTGCCTGCTGTACGACTGCCTCCCCGAGGCCGAGGCGTCGGCGGCCGAGCGGGAGATCCTGCACGACGACCCGGTGCCGGCCCTCGCCGCCCTGAGCCGAGAGGCGCTGTTGCTGGTGGTGTCGGCCTCCAGCGCCGCGGTCACGGCCGACCGGCCGCTCGGCGACACCGCTCACGGGCTGGCCGGGCGTACCGCGTGCCCGCTCGTCGTGGTCGCACCGCGACAACGTCGTCGTTGAGGTGACCGATTCGGCTGGACGCGCGGGAGGGGCTGCTCGGCCCGGCACCGCGGTCCGCGGCGGCTTCCGGAGAGTGATTCAGGTGTCGCCGGGGGCCGCGGTCGGGAACAGCCGTTGACCGGCGCCGACGATGGTCGCGCGGCGCTCGGCGGGAAACGCTCCGCGTCATCGTGTCCGGGACGCCTTCGGCCGCGGCCCGAGCCCCGACGGAACGCGGATCAGGCCCTCCGTCCAGGGCGGCCCCGAGCATCGTCGTCGACCTCCGCGCCGGCGCGAAGTTGGGCGCGGGTACGCATCAGGATCCTGCCCAGCATGTTCTTTCCGGCGCCGGTCCGTCCTCTGCCCCAGTAGTGGTCGGTGTCGGTGTCCTCGACGATCGCCGCATCGCCGGTGCCCAGCAGAACGGCACGGATGTCGGCGTGGGCACGGAATTTGGCCAGCACCGCACGGCGCATCACGTCGTCCCTGACCCGTACCCAGTCCCGGCGCAGCGGCCGGCTCCGGTCACGGCCCAGCTCGGCGGCACGCAGCGGATCGGGCGCCCGGCGGACGACGTCGGCGTGGCGGGTACCGGCGAACTTCTGAGCCTGGAAATAGTGCTCGGCGGTGGGCCACCAGCACTCATCGAGGTCGAACCCGTGGGTGGAGAAGTTGGAGAAGCAGCCGTACGGGACCTCGTCGGCGCCGTAGAAGTAGATCGTCACCTGAACCTCGAGCGGTGGTCGTGAGCGCTGAACCGTGCCACGGACCTCGCTGAACAGACAACCGGAATTCGCCGGCCGGGCGGGTCAGGCCGGACCGTCGGCACCCCGGACGGTCGGGTCGTGGGAGTCGCCGCCAATGGTGGCGGCTGCTATCGGGCGTGCCGATGAAATGAGCGGATTCGGAGTCCGAAATCGTCGGATGACGGGATGCGCGGTGTCTCTGTCGAAGGTTGACGCGGAACACCGATAGCACGTGTAAGGATTGATCGGAATGGATTGTGCCTGTCGCGCTGCCGACAGTGCCGGCCTTCGTGCATGTGTTTATCATCCGAGAGGAATTCGGATTGAGGAGGCGATGCGCGATGGATTCGGAGACCCTCGTCGCGGAGTTCGGAAAAGATCCGAACTCCGTGTTTGTCGACATCATCCGGACGTCGCCCGAGCCGATTCCCGCTCAGCTAATCAAAAAACGGCTGGTCGACGCGGGCATGAAGAAAGGGGACATTGATCGCCACTGGAAACGGATCCAGCGCGTGATCGCCCTGCACCCGCAGATCGGTGTGGCGAACCGGAAATACGAGTGGCTCGCCGAGCGCCGGTCGGCGCGGAGTTCACTCGATCTGCTGGCCGGCCGCCTCGACGCGAGGCAGCCCCGGTGGCTGACCACCGCATGGACGCGGCACGTCGCGGACGCCCTGGATCGGGCCGTGCCCGCCGCCGGCTGGGCCGAACACCAGTTTCAGCAGGCCCGGCTGGTCGCCGGGCTGGCCGTGGCGGTCGAGAAGCTGCAGGCGGCCGGTGCTCCCTTCGCCGAAGTGATCGAGCTTCTCGCCGAGGAGTCCAGGCGGAAGCGGCTTTGGCGGGTGGGCGAGCCGGGCGATACCGTCCCGTTCGATCCGGAGGCGCACGAGGCCGAGCCGGAGGCACCCGAGCCCGGCACAGCGGTGCGGGTGGTTCGTCCGGGTTATGTCTGGCGCGGCAGCGGTAAGCAGCTGGTGGCGGCCAAAGCTACCGTAACCCTATAAGCGACCGCCATGGCCAAGCGAAGAAACAAATCCGGCAAGGGCGAGGTAAAAGAACTGGTTCGGGCTCGCGATCAGTCGGTCGAGGCGGCGTTCAGCAACAAGTGGTTCCTTCTCGACTTCTATCAACGGGAATACGTTTGGGAGGAGCAGCAGGTCACGCGGCTGGTGAATGACCTCTCCCGCAAATTCCTCGATCAGTGGCGAGAGTACCATTCGCTGAACGACGTCAAATCCTACGATCCCTATTTTTTGGGCCCGTACATCGTGCATTCGGAGGGTAGCAAGGTCTATCTGGTCGACGGCCAGCAGCGGGTCATCACTCTCATGCTTCTGCTGATCTATCTTCAGCGGCAGCTGACGGCGATGCCGAGTGCCAAGAGCAAAGCCGCCCAATTCCACACGTTGATCATGAACGACCGGTTCGGTAAGAAGCTCTTCCGGGTTGATGCCGATGAGTACGCCGACTGCTTCGACGCCCTGTTGAGTGGCCGCAATCCGCACCTGGACAACGCCCCGGAGGCAATCCGCCGGATCTGGCGGGCATACCTGGTCATCGAGGCCCACTTCAAGGAGAAGTTGCGCAGCGGCGCGCTGGTCCTGTTCGCGGAATGGTTGCTCAACCGGGTGTCGCTGGTCGCCATGGACGCGGGGGATCGCACGCGCGCCGAGGAGATGTACCAGTCCATCAACGACACGGGTCTCCGCCTCTCGCCGATGGATCTTCTCAAGCGTTTTCTGCTCAGTGATGCCGAGGACCCTCGCGCCATGGAGGGAACGTGGACCGAGATGGTGACGGCCCTGGAAGGGGTCGAGCGGGGTGCCGCCTTCGCGTATCTGAGGACCGTTCTGCGGGCCAGGTTCCCCGATGTCGCGCAGATGCCCGGGCCGAGTCTGAACGACGCGACCTTCGAGTGGGTCCGGGTGCACGAGGACGACATCTGGCGCACCCGGGAGCACGGGGATCGAACCCGCCTGGTGACCGATGTGCTCCACCGGTTCCATCAGCCGTACGGCAGGCTTCTGACGGCGCGGTCCGAGTTCGACCCGGCACTTCCGGCCGTCCGGTACAACGCCTTCAACGGCATCGTCGAGCAGTTCGACCTGACCATCGCCGCGCTGCGCCCCGGTGACGAGGATCTGCTGTGGGAGCGCAAGGCCGGCCTGGTGGCGAACTTCCTCGACCTCTTCTACGTGACGCGAACCCTCTACGACGAGCCGGTCGAGCAGAAGGACGTCGACGAACTGGTGTCGGCGGTCATGCCCAGGGTGCGGCAGTCCGAGACCCCTGACGAGCTCGGTCGCGCGCTCGGCGACCATGCGACCGGCTGGCCGGACCGGCTCGACCGTATCCCGGAGCTTCGCTATGACACCAAGCGCAGATTCGTCCACTACGTGCTGGCGCGTCTCACGGCCTGGGTGGAGATGGGTGCCACCAACGGCAAGCCGGATCCGACTGAGAGCTTCCTTAAGCGCCGGGAACAAGACCGCGACTTCGAGATCGAGCACCTGTTCACCAGCAAGGCCTCGGAGTACGCGCACAAGGTGCCGAACGAACAGCTGTACAAGTATCTGCGCAGCCGGATCGGTGGCCTGCTCCTGCTCGACGGGCCGGAGAACGGCAGATACGGCGGGATGCTCCTCGAGGACAAGCTCGTGCGCTATCGGAAGGACACCCGGCTGGCTGGGATGATCAATCCGGACTTCTTCCAGCGCAGCAACAGCACCCTGGAGAAGTTCCTCCGGGACAAGGGGCTCTTCTCGATGGTGGCGACCTACGACGCGAGCACTCCGCTGGAGCCGTTCATCGAGGCTCGTGGCCGGCTCTACCTCGAGATGGCCAAGCACGTCTGGAGCCTGGACGAACTCGGGCTGACAGCTCCGGCTCCGGCCGGGCCCGCCGCGCCGGTCAGGCGCACCCGCGCGAATGTTCGGTTCCGCGATCTGGTGGAGGCGCGGCTCCTCGACGCCGGCGTCCGCCTCATCGGTCGCCGCCGCGGCGAGGTGCACTATGCCCGCGTCCGTCCGGAGGGAACCATCGAGACCGAGGAGGGCTCTGTCGCGGCCTCGCCCACCGAGGCGATGCGAAACGTCGTCGGGTCGGCTCGCGATCCCTGGAGCTTCTGGAAGGTGGAGGGAACGGATGAGGAACTCGACGTGGTCCGGCAGCGCTACCTGAGGCGTGATTCATGAGCGGTGCCGGTGCTCGGCGACATCGCGCGATGGTCAGGCGGTCACCGCTCGCGGCGACCGCAGTTGCTCCCGCAGCCGGGCCAGCGCCGCGGCGAGGGACTGCGCGAACTCGGCCGGGGCACCGACGGCTCCGGGTGGGCGGCCAGCACGCGCAGGTCGAATGGGCTCTTACGTGGCCGCCGACGGGGAGCCGGCGGCCACCGGGACTGGCGAACGGGTCAGCTCACGTGGACTTCGCCCTGGTTGAGGACGCGGGGGAGGAAGTACGCCGTCTGGATCTCGGCGTTGGTGTTGCTGCCGCGCAGCTGCTCGGACCAGATCATGAAGTAGGCCCATTTCGGCTGGCTGCTGAGCAGGGACGCCGTCGGCACCTTGCCCATCTCGGCGATGGCGATCGGCTTGCCGGCCGCTATCGACTGGATCTGCGCGTAGTCGGCTGACGACGGGTAGCTCTTGTACCAGGCGTCGAGCGTGACCACGTCGACGTAGTTGCTGCCCGGGTAGTACTGCGACCAGTTGGCCGTCGGGTTGTCCTGGACGTTCCACACCCAGATCAGGTTGGTCAGGCCCTGGCTGTCGAAGTAATCACGCATCTGCTGGTAGATCTTGGCGGAGCCGTTGGCGCCCGGCCGATGGCCCCACCAGTTCCAGCTCTCGTTCATCTCGTGGAACGGCCGCCAGAGCACCGGGACACCGGCGTCCTTCAACTGCTTCAGATACGGTACGACGGCGGCCATCCGGTTGCGCCACGTCTGGTTGAGCGCGGTGCCGCCGGTGACGATCTGCTGGAACTGCGCGTCGGTGATGCTGGTCTTCACGCCGCCGTCGAAGTCGCAGCTCGCGCCGACGGTGGGGGAGCAGGCGTGCCAGGTGAGCGCGACCAGCGAGCCGTTGGCCCACTCGGTCTTGGCCTGGTTGATCACGCTCTGCCGGTTGGCGATGTCGGTGCTGGTGAACATCATGTCGCCACCCCACAGGCCCGGCCACTGGCCGGTGATGTCGTGCACCTGCTGGGTGTACTGGCCGGGCTGGCTGGCCGGCTCCTTGTTGTGCTGCCCGGAGACGATCGACGTGCCGGTGATCGACTTCAGGTAGTTGACGACTGCCGATTTCGGGGTGGCCGGGAACGCCGAGGCCGTCGGCGCGTCGATCAGGCTCGTGCCGAGCAGCGCGAGCGCGGCGCCGGCGGTCCAGACGGGACGGGGGATTTTCATCAGGGAACCTCCGTTGGGGACGGACTTCCTCGTTGCGCGGCTCAGCATGCGACCGTCGTTACCAGCCTGTCAAGATTAGATTATTAATTTAAGCAATGCTGAACCGCAGGAACCCCATGGAGTCGATGCGCCCGGCCGGCTACGCGACGCAGCAGGACGGCGACCGGTTGAGCGGCTGTCGCGCCGGTCGTCCGGCGGCTGCCCGTGGCGACGTGACCGGACGAGGCCGGGATCAGTTGGTGCTGTCGCGGGCCACCAGGTGGGCGAGCGGCGCCTGGTAGACCGCCGGCGGCTTGCCGGCCATCGCGTCGAGCATCGCGTTCGCCGCGATCTCGCCGATGCCGGCCACGTCGTGGCTGATCGCGGAGAGGGCCGGGGTGGCGAGCTGGCACAGCGCCGAGTCGTCCCAGGCGACCACCGACATGTCCGCCGGCACGGCCAGCTCGCGATCGCGCAGGGTGTCCAGGGCGGCCAGGGCCATCAGGTCGTTGTCACAGATGATCGCGGTGGGTTGGCGGGGGAGCAGGCCGGCCGTGGCGGCGCGGCCCGACTCGTACGAATAATCGCCCTCCGCCTGCACCACGGTGACGCCCAGCGCCTCCGCCTCGGACTGCGCGCCCTGCTGGCGCAGCCGGGTGTGCACCAAGGAGGGCGGACCGCTGATGTGCCCGATCACCCGGTGCCCGCGGCCGGCCAGGAAGCGGACCGCCTCCCGCGCGTAACCGGCGTCGTCGGTCCACACCGTCGGCAGCCCGGACGCCGCCGACGGCGCGCCGAGCAGCACCGCGGGCAGGCCGAGCCGGTCCACCAGCGCCAGCCGGTCGTCGTCGGCGGCGAGGTCGACCAGGATCACCCCGTCGACCCGCCGGCGCTCGGCCCACCGCTCGTACGTCTCGTTCTCCGCCTGCCTGTCGGTGACCACCTTGACCAGCACGGAGACCCCGGCCGGAGTCAGCATCCGCTCCAGGCCCTCGATGAACTCGTGGTAGAACGGCTCCTCGCCGAGCACCCGCGACGCACGCGCGAGAACCAGACCGACCCGCCGCTGCGCCTGTCCCACCGGTTCCTCCGCTCTCGTTCCGACGACAGGTACGGTATCGCCTGACAGTCGGTGGTTCGCGAAACGGAGACCATACGTCCATGGCACGTCGGGAGACCTCGGTGGCCGGGCCGGGCAGCCGGGCACTGGTGGTGGACGTCGTCCGCTCCGCGGTGTCGATCAGCCGGGTGGAGCTCGCCGAGCGTACCGGCCTCACCCAGCCGTCGATCTCCAACATCGTGCGGGACCTGATCGCCGACGGGGTCATCCACGAGACCGGGTCGGCCGACTCGGTCCGGGGCAAGCCGCGCAAGCTGCTCGCGATCACCGCCGCCAACCGGTTCGGCATCGGGTTCCAGCTCGGGCCGGACACGGTGACCTGCGTGGCCATCGACCTGACCGGCGGCGTGGTGGGCCGCGAGGTGGTCCCGTTCGACGGGGTGGACCTGACCGACCGGCTGGCCGAGCGGTTCGACGACTTCATGGCCGATCTGGACCTGCCCCGCGACCGGATCGAGGGCCTGGCCATCGTGGCGCCGACCGCCCGCCCCGGTGACGAGGCGGCCGGCCCGGAGCTGTCCGCCGTGCGGGCCGGGCTCGCCGACCGGCTGGGCCTCCCGGTGCTGGTGGAGAACGACGCCGCGGCCGCCGCGCTGGGCGAGTTCTGGAGCCGCCGGGTGTCGCGGGAGCAGGCGTTCGGCAGCGTCTACCTGTCCGCCGGGATCGGCGCCGGGCTGGTCTTCGGCGGGGCGCTGCACCGGGGCGCGAGCTTCGACGCCGGCGAGCTGGGGCACGTGTCGATCGCGTACGACGGACGGCCCTGCCCGTGCGGCAACCGGGGTTGTGTCGAGCGGTACGCCTCGATGGCGGCGACCGTCGACGCGGCACGCGACGCCGGTCTGCCGGTCGAGCAGAGGAGCATGTTCACCGCGTACGACGCGATCGCGCACGCCGCGGTGGGCGGCGACCCGAAAGCCTTCGCCATCCTGGACCAGGCGGCCACCTACCTGAGCGTCGCGGTGGTCTCCATGGTCAATCTGCTCGACCTGGGCCGGGTCGTGCTGACCGGGCCGGGCGTGGCGGTCGCCGGGTCGATCTACGCCCGCCGGCTGCGCGCGGCGCTGGCCGGCACCGCCCATGCCCGGCTCCGCCACGAGATCGTGGTGGAGCTGTCGGCGCAGCCCCGGGACGCGGCCGGGATCGGCGCGGCGGCGCTCGTCGTGCAGGCGTCGATCGCGCCCGGGCACACCGCCGGGCCGCCCGCCGGCGACAGCTGACGGCGTTCCGAACACTTTTCGCCGCTGCGGCGAAGTACCCGTGTGAAGCACACGACGGGGAGAGGTTCGGTGGTGACGTGGTCGTGACGCAGCCGGATATCACGGGCGTGGAGACCGATGCGGACCTCATCGAGCAGGCCGGACGGGCGCCCGAGCGGTTCACCGCCATCTTCGACCGGCACTATCAGGCGATTTACCAGTACGTGACGCGGCGCCTCGGTCCCGACCTGGCCGAGGACGTCGCCTCCGAGACCTTTCTGATCGCCTTCGACCGGCGGCAGAGCTTCGACGCGGATCACGGGGATGCGCGGCCCTGGCTGTTCGGCATCGCCTCCAACCTTGTCGCACGCCACGTCCGCGCGGAATCGCGTCGTTACCAGGCCCTGGCCCGGGCCGGCGGGCAGGACCTGGGCGAGCGGCGCGGCGCCGAGGACGCGCTGGCCGACGGCCATGCCGGCGCGGTGGCCGGGCGCCTGGACGCGGCCGCCGCCC
This window of the Actinoplanes oblitus genome carries:
- a CDS encoding SDR family NAD(P)-dependent oxidoreductase encodes the protein MEAVDWTLADLADQTGRTFVVTGASSGLGAAITRHLAARGGRVIMAVRDTEKAGLVRDQLIAEHPAADLRIRHVDLLDLDNVHAFAEGLRADAVTVDALINNGGIGNVPRRLSPQGVESQLATNHLGHFALTALLLDRLSAGRDPVVVTVGSGLYRIGHLDPDDLAAERGYSPGRAYARSKLANVLFALELDRRLREAGSPVRSLLAHPGMAKTRLDREAPPLDRIVGTVLGLVLRRPIDEAVTPILYAATETAAPTGRHIGPGRPFRPARPTFEKLAGPATDLDLARRLWARSEAITGLDVTPAAHRR
- a CDS encoding TetR/AcrR family transcriptional regulator → MTPQLRADAARNREQLLATARGAMAEGDLALQLNDIARRAGVGVGTAYRHFPTRRALVEALADHCFTTLVEQARGASRHEDPWTAVELLLRALLLGQLTDPAFAEVIATGPDQDAVARTTTHREEFMASARAVLDRAQRAGCVRPDLSQDDLHRLVCGTAFALRIGADPTGRLELYLRVLLDGIHAGRPARS
- a CDS encoding TetR/AcrR family transcriptional regulator is translated as MRRPDRLTQAERRERTRQALLEASAVELSRYGYGQFNLARVASSAGFTRGALYHQFTDKNDLILAVIEWTRDTWLREVGALVTEERDPVAALLVLARGQAAFSRRDVARVLIALRMSFAGQDHPVGREVERTYALLIERCRDLVADGQGAGSITTDTPAEVLATALLGALEGLFIGLASRAFDEQTPPTPTPYLETLAVRTVAGVLGLKGT
- a CDS encoding molybdopterin-dependent oxidoreductase, with protein sequence MRYWPRRAAGLPPGQRLLAEMPRFSDLPHLPPPAMPVEPRLEIRYEGELVAVLTSADLLALGPREFTADFHCVTTWSVTGLVWTGVPLRDVLASVGMSNAPAPYLVARAGDRRKAAFTWEDAVADNVLLATRLNGAVLDDRHGAPLRLVSPSQYGYKSVKHLIALDLRAEQPRVMSKEHLRARVALEERHPRLPSAVVRLPYRMMIAPTAYLAERALSHRRTRQRP
- a CDS encoding universal stress protein; the protein is MVAAVDDDDNAAVVLSYAATRAREFGVPLRAVHVWGRAGERIPDADLLLTCLLYDCLPEAEASAAEREILHDDPVPALAALSREALLLVVSASSAAVTADRPLGDTAHGLAGRTACPLVVVAPRQRRR
- a CDS encoding NADAR family protein produces the protein MTIYFYGADEVPYGCFSNFSTHGFDLDECWWPTAEHYFQAQKFAGTRHADVVRRAPDPLRAAELGRDRSRPLRRDWVRVRDDVMRRAVLAKFRAHADIRAVLLGTGDAAIVEDTDTDHYWGRGRTGAGKNMLGRILMRTRAQLRAGAEVDDDARGRPGRRA
- a CDS encoding nucleotide exchange factor GrpE; translation: MDSETLVAEFGKDPNSVFVDIIRTSPEPIPAQLIKKRLVDAGMKKGDIDRHWKRIQRVIALHPQIGVANRKYEWLAERRSARSSLDLLAGRLDARQPRWLTTAWTRHVADALDRAVPAAGWAEHQFQQARLVAGLAVAVEKLQAAGAPFAEVIELLAEESRRKRLWRVGEPGDTVPFDPEAHEAEPEAPEPGTAVRVVRPGYVWRGSGKQLVAAKATVTL
- a CDS encoding GmrSD restriction endonuclease domain-containing protein, producing the protein MAKRRNKSGKGEVKELVRARDQSVEAAFSNKWFLLDFYQREYVWEEQQVTRLVNDLSRKFLDQWREYHSLNDVKSYDPYFLGPYIVHSEGSKVYLVDGQQRVITLMLLLIYLQRQLTAMPSAKSKAAQFHTLIMNDRFGKKLFRVDADEYADCFDALLSGRNPHLDNAPEAIRRIWRAYLVIEAHFKEKLRSGALVLFAEWLLNRVSLVAMDAGDRTRAEEMYQSINDTGLRLSPMDLLKRFLLSDAEDPRAMEGTWTEMVTALEGVERGAAFAYLRTVLRARFPDVAQMPGPSLNDATFEWVRVHEDDIWRTREHGDRTRLVTDVLHRFHQPYGRLLTARSEFDPALPAVRYNAFNGIVEQFDLTIAALRPGDEDLLWERKAGLVANFLDLFYVTRTLYDEPVEQKDVDELVSAVMPRVRQSETPDELGRALGDHATGWPDRLDRIPELRYDTKRRFVHYVLARLTAWVEMGATNGKPDPTESFLKRREQDRDFEIEHLFTSKASEYAHKVPNEQLYKYLRSRIGGLLLLDGPENGRYGGMLLEDKLVRYRKDTRLAGMINPDFFQRSNSTLEKFLRDKGLFSMVATYDASTPLEPFIEARGRLYLEMAKHVWSLDELGLTAPAPAGPAAPVRRTRANVRFRDLVEARLLDAGVRLIGRRRGEVHYARVRPEGTIETEEGSVAASPTEAMRNVVGSARDPWSFWKVEGTDEELDVVRQRYLRRDS
- a CDS encoding glycosyl hydrolase, translated to MKIPRPVWTAGAALALLGTSLIDAPTASAFPATPKSAVVNYLKSITGTSIVSGQHNKEPASQPGQYTQQVHDITGQWPGLWGGDMMFTSTDIANRQSVINQAKTEWANGSLVALTWHACSPTVGASCDFDGGVKTSITDAQFQQIVTGGTALNQTWRNRMAAVVPYLKQLKDAGVPVLWRPFHEMNESWNWWGHRPGANGSAKIYQQMRDYFDSQGLTNLIWVWNVQDNPTANWSQYYPGSNYVDVVTLDAWYKSYPSSADYAQIQSIAAGKPIAIAEMGKVPTASLLSSQPKWAYFMIWSEQLRGSNTNAEIQTAYFLPRVLNQGEVHVS
- a CDS encoding LacI family DNA-binding transcriptional regulator — protein: MGQAQRRVGLVLARASRVLGEEPFYHEFIEGLERMLTPAGVSVLVKVVTDRQAENETYERWAERRRVDGVILVDLAADDDRLALVDRLGLPAVLLGAPSAASGLPTVWTDDAGYAREAVRFLAGRGHRVIGHISGPPSLVHTRLRQQGAQSEAEALGVTVVQAEGDYSYESGRAATAGLLPRQPTAIICDNDLMALAALDTLRDRELAVPADMSVVAWDDSALCQLATPALSAISHDVAGIGEIAANAMLDAMAGKPPAVYQAPLAHLVARDSTN